The following are encoded together in the Triticum dicoccoides isolate Atlit2015 ecotype Zavitan chromosome 6B, WEW_v2.0, whole genome shotgun sequence genome:
- the LOC119320202 gene encoding transcription termination factor MTERF15, mitochondrial-like — MLRLRSCILARILSYPSASPAASIHRLLSAAAAAPAVSPEDPSSFAVEEYLVSTCGLTRPQAVKAIPKLSHLKSPANPDAVRSFLAGLGLSGADVAAVVAKDPQLLCASVEKILARNVDELTGLGLSRSDIKRLISLTSGGGHFRCRAIVPKLQYYLPLFGSPENLLRALSRSFYLIGVDIERTVKPNVALLQECGLGACDIAKLCRYAPRMLNTSLESIQAMVECAEGLGVPRGSAMFKHVLDAVSFLSEEKIATKVDYLKKTFRWSDAEVGIALSRAPSLLRRSKDALQSKSEFLISEVGLEPEYIAQRPAMLNYSLDGRLRPRYYVVKFLKANGLLARERDYYSMFTLVEKVFVQRYICPYKEAAPHLAEDYDAAHSGEVPANFKFT, encoded by the coding sequence ATGCTGCGCCTCCGTAGCTGCATCCTCGCTCGTATCCTCTCGTACCCCTCCGCCTCGCCCGCCGCCTCCATCCACCGACTGCTCTCCGCGGCCGCGGCCGCGCCCGCCGTTTCCCCAGAAGACCCTAGTAGCTTCGCCGTGGAGGAGTACCTCGTCTCCACCTGCGGCCTCACCCGCCCGCAGGCCGTCAAGGCCATCCCCAAGCTCTCCCACCTCAAGTCCCCCGCTAATCCCGACGCCGTCCGCTCCTTCCTCGCTGGCCTCGGCCTCTCCGGCGccgatgtcgccgccgtcgtcgcaAAGGACCCGCAGTTACTCTGCGCCAGCGTGGAGAAGATCCTGGCCCGTAACGTCGACGAGCTAACCGGCCTCGGCCTCTCGCGTTCCGACATCAAGCGGCTCATCTCGCTCACGTCCGGCGGCGGCCATTTCCGCTGCAGAGCCATCGTCCCCAAGCTGCAGTACTACCTGCCCCTCTTCGGCTCCCCCGAGAACCTCCTCCGGGCTCTGAGCCGCAGTTTCTACCTCATCGGCGTCGACATCGAGAGGACGGTCAAGCCAAACGTCGCGCTCCTGCAGGAGTGCGGGCTAGGTGCTTGTGATATTGCCAAGCTGTGCCGCTACGCACCGAGGATGCTCAACACCAGCCTGGAAAGCATCCAGGCTATGGTGGAGTGTGCCGAAGGCCTTGGTGTGCCCCGTGGCTCTGCAATGTTCAAGCACGTGCTGGATGCCGTCTCGTTCCTAAGTGAGGAGAAGATCGCCACCAAAGTGGACTACCTCAAGAAGACGTTCAGGTGGTCAGATGCTGAGGTGGGCATTGCTTTGTCTAGGGCTCCATCGCTGCTGAGGCGGTCTAAGGATGCACTGCAGAGCAAATCAGAGTTCCTTATCTCTGAGGTCGGGTTGGAACCGGAGTACATTGCTCAACGACCAGCAATGCTCAATTATAGCTTGGATGGCCGGCTCAGGCCCCGGTACTATGTTGTAAAGTTTCTTAAGGCAAATGGATTGCTAGCTCGCGAGCGGGACTACTATTCAATGTTCACCCTTGTCGAGAAGGTATTTGTTCAGAGGTACATATGCCCTTACAAGGAGGCTGCACCGCACCTCGCTGAAGACTATGATGCTGCACACAGCGGGGAAGTGCCAGCTAATTTCAAATTCACATGA